GATACCGAACTTTCAGATTCTGCAACATCCTTTACCAAAGGGAAGATAGGTGAGATACTGAGTGATCTTGTCAGCCAACTTCCCAGGGCATTGGAAAGTTTGCACACTTATGGGACAGAATTAACAATAAGCAAGCTTAACCATGTGAAGGATATTCTCTTGCATGCTGAGTTGGTGCTTGGAATTACAACTGATCGCAGACAGGATGAAGGGCCACAACTCATAATTCATCGGTTTCTCGTTGATGATCTTGAGAGCATGACTAGTGATACCATGTGGACAGATTTGAGTTGTGATGATTCTAAACAGAGAAAGGAACTGAAGGGTTTTCTCCTTGATTGTGTTGTGGAATATCTAGAATCAAACTGCAGCCTTTATTTTAACTCTGGATTCAGGGCATGGACAAAGTTACCCTTATGCATGAGAGCTGAGATGTTGGCTAAAGAGGTGAAGAGGGAGATCAACAAGTGGTTATCTATGGTTGGGATGGTACCTGATGAAATAATAGAATGGGAAATGAGCCACTCCTTGGGGAAATGGACTGACTTTGGTATTGAAGCATGTGAGGCTGGTGTTGATATAGATGGGGACATACTTCAGATTTTGGTTGATGAAGTTGTTGAAGACCTTGTAGGTTCCACTCATGGCTCCATCACCTTCTAAAGTTCCATTTTGCTGATCATGCAACATCTCACTAGTCATTTCTCTGGCGAGATGTAATCTAACAAGGTGTATTTTTTGTACAAATAGGATTATGTTTTGGGCTCTCTGAATTAGTGGACAAAATAACGTCCAGTGaccaagtttttattttttttcaattatatatggCTGTGATTTGCGTAGTTTAGACACAAAAATATGAGTTAATGCATTGATAGCCAAGCcttaaatcaaatattagttAATGATGCTTTGATGACGAAAAGACAAACATCAAGGGGTGGATTGAACAAGGAGTGTGTGTTTGATTGAATCTTACTTATAATCTAGTTAAGTTTACTCTAAACacttgaataaatattttagagagTTTATGATATGAAATTCCCTTCATTGCTTTTAACAAATTTCAATCAAAATCTTCAAGTCACTTAATGATTATTCAGTAAGAGTTAAACAGTTTATGAAAGCTCCATTTTTTGTAGTGCTGATAAACAGGATTTAGTCTATTTATTCAGTAAGAGATGATTAATAACAGTCTAACAAGGGAAACATGCtgcatattttaatatattccaaaGCACAGTAGGGAAAATCCTTCCCAATAAACACAGGaatattaaaaactattattCTCTCTATAACAGTGTCATGGTGATGGATAATTGGATACTCTCACAAATAATAAAAGCTTTACACTTACATGATAATAATGTAAGTAACTTCCTCCAAAaaccaattaaaaataaaaaattcaaactgaAACTTACAAAAAGAATGAACAGTGAAGATAACTATCACAAACCTACaaaaaagagaattaaaaaaaaaaaatcaaaggttGAAGGAAACTCATTCATTGCACTCCAGTTTCCACACTCCTCAAATGTGCTGTCTGTACCCTATAACACTCTTTCTTGTCATCACTCTGCTACTCCTTCCTCCACCTCTACTCTCACCATTGATGGCATTAGCAGTAGCAGAGGACAAACTCTTGAGTTCATCAATGCTGGCATAGCTCTTCCTCGGCATGAGAACTCCACCACCCCTTTTCTTCTCACCTGCATTCGCTGACTTACTCCCTCTTGCACTCGACAAAACACCACACGCACTCTTCAAAGGAGGTGTCAACTCCATCAGAGTAGGTAACACGTTACCATTCACCGGCTTCCTATTCTCCTTCCTCAAAGCAGCAGAAAAGTCAGGAACAGACTGTGCCACAAGAGAGGAGGAGG
This region of Vigna unguiculata cultivar IT97K-499-35 chromosome 5, ASM411807v1, whole genome shotgun sequence genomic DNA includes:
- the LOC114184047 gene encoding uncharacterized protein LOC114184047; this encodes MTLLTNEHNMAISEACNVSLQQHTNPTVDTISLISLTSAQMQGFLMMDLERGPRYQAYAELRERKLRMKNMRQQEHEEEEEGVEMEVEAKVLTPPRKKQVKFQGSGVSGRKGSSSSLVAQSVPDFSAALRKENRKPVNGNVLPTLMELTPPLKSACGVLSSARGSKSANAGEKKRGGGVLMPRKSYASIDELKSLSSATANAINGESRGGGRSSRVMTRKSVIGYRQHI